A window from Pongo abelii isolate AG06213 chromosome 6, NHGRI_mPonAbe1-v2.0_pri, whole genome shotgun sequence encodes these proteins:
- the LOC100439727 gene encoding olfactory receptor 2A2-like: MGDNQSLVTEFILVGFQLSVEMEVLLFWIFSLFYLFSLLANGMILGLICLDPRLHTPMYFFLSHLAVIDISYASSNLLNMLENLMALYLTFAAAECMILVVMSYDRFVAICHPLHYTVIMNWRVCTVLAITSWACAFSLALINLILLLRLPFCGPQEVNHFFCEILSVLKLACADTWINEIFVFAGGVFILVGPLSLMLISYMRILLAILKIQSKEGRKKAFSTCSSHLCVVGLYFGIAMVVYLVPDNSQRQEQQKILTLFYSLFNPLLNPLIYSLRNAQVKGALYGALQEKRTCERGENFGSVDLPL, translated from the exons ATGGGGGACAACCAATCACTGGTCACAGAATTCATCCTGGTTGGATTCCAGCTCAGTGTGGAGATGGAAGTGCTCCTCTTCTGGATCTTCTCCCTGTTCTATCTCTTCAGCCTGCTGgcaaatggcatgatcttggggcTCATCTGTCTGGATCCCAGACtgcacacccccatgtacttcttcctctcaCACTTGGCCGTCATTGACATATCCTATGCTTCCAGCAATTTGCTCAACATGCTGGAAAACCTA ATGGCTTTGTATTTGACTTTTGCTGCTGCAGAGTGCATGATTTTGGTGGTGATGTCCTATGACAGATTTGTGGCAATCTGCCATCCCCTGCATTACACTGTCATCATGAACTGGAGAGTGTGCACAGTCCTGGCTATTACTTCCTGGGCATGCGCATTTTCCCTGGCCCTCATAAATCTAATCCTCCTTCTAAGGCTGCCTTTCTGTGGGCCCCAGGAGGTGAACCACTTCTTCTGTGAAATTCTATCTGTCCTCAAACTGGCCTGTGCAGACACCTGGATTAATGAAATTTTTGTCTTTGCTGGTGGTGTGTTTATCTTAGTTGGGCCCCTTTCCTTGATGCTGATCTCCTACATGCGCATCCTCTTGGCCATCCTGAAGATCCAGTCAAAGGAGGGCCGCAAGAAAGCCTTTTCCACCTGCTCCTCTCACCTCTGTGTGGTTGGGCTTTACTTTGGCATAGCCATGGTGGTTTACCTGGTCCCAGACAACAGTCAACGACAGGAGCAGCAGAAAATTCTCACCCTGTTTTACAGCCTTTTCAACCCATTGCTGAACCCCCTCATCTACAGCCTGCGGAATGCTCAGGTGAAGGGTGCCTTATACGGAGCACTGCAGGAAAA